In Chrysemys picta bellii isolate R12L10 chromosome 4, ASM1138683v2, whole genome shotgun sequence, the sequence ctgaagggatcaTCAGATCATCgagtctgaactcctgtatatCGCAGGCCCTTAAAGTTCACCCAtttccccctgccctgtgcccagtAACGACTGTCTGGCTGAAGCATCTTCCCTCAAGGCCTCCCGGCTGGGTTTGAAGGCCCCCTTCCCTTGGCAGGCTGTGCCAGGGTTACTCACCCAGCCTGGCAAACATCCGTGTCTTGTTTCTAACTCGAGTGTGTCATGTGCTGCTTTTCTCCTCCAGGATAGAGAGCCCTGGGGCTGTTCCTCCCTTGGCAGAACTTATACGCTGCATCATGTCAGCTGCAGTCTTCCAATGGCCTGATCCACGTGGGATCCAGGTGGGCTGAGGGGGAGGAACCCCTCGTTTTTCTGCCGTGGAGCAAACGCTGCCTCCCCGCAGGAGAAGAGTCTCCATACGGGGCACCTCGTAACATGAGGCTGTAGGGTTGGGCCTGCAGATTTCACACAGCCCTTAGCCAGGGAAACGCCCCAGTGTCACCGGCTGGAGAAGGGCTCTGGGATTCAGTCCATTGTGGTTATGGTCAAGAGCGGACACAGCCCAACACTTGCCAGCGCAATTCCAGCTCGGGGATTCAGCAGAGCCCCGTCGGGTCGTGCTGGTGACTTGAGATGGGGAATTccgctgggggagaggagagaaatcgCCCCGTCCCTTGAAATCTCAGAGAGTCAAGAGGAAATTTGGAACCCTGGCTCATCCCCAAGGCAACGCTGCGAGCGAGCGTTCCACCTGGCAAAGCTGCCGTGGTTTTATACACCTTTCCCCACAAGTTGCTGCCCTTACCGCCCCCAGCTCAGTTTGGGGGTTCAAAACATCAATCATTCAGGAGCAGAACTGAGCCTTACAGACTCCACATTGTCATgggcattattatttattaggtgtattctTTATATGGTAGCACCTGAGcgccccaatcatggaccaggccccactgtgccaggcgctgcacattattaggtgtattacagtagcacctgggTGCCCCACTCATGGCCAGGTCCCCACTGTTCCAGGCGCTGTACAATGACTACTACATTCGTTCTCTGGGCAAACAGCTTTTTTATTGATCATTTTGTTTTGGCCCAGAACATTTGTAGGAATGAGCAGGTACATGTAtaaagcaggaggaagaggagggagaaagagaagcaGGGATCAGAGCAGGGAGCTCTCTAAGCAGATTTGCATGAGCAGAATCGCTGAATGATGCCGTGCCAGTGAGAGCGCAGTGTACAGCTGGGTGGCTCTGGAGTCCAAAGAGACTGTGACCTTTGTTCCCCCGGCCTCCGGCCTGCTGCGGGTTCCCATCGGAAAGTGGCTCCCAGCAGGAGACGCCACCTGGGACCGAGGGGGAATACAGGCGGGTGACACTTTTCAGACCAGCCCCTTTTCTGGTGAAAAATGCAGGTTTGGTGAAACCGAACCATTTGGTGAATTGTTTTGGCTTCACTAAAGTGTATCGGCCAAAACTAAAAACCAACCCAGAAAAATCTAAACCTTTAGCGTCTTTGGTCTGAAACtacttttccttttgaaatggCCTTTAgtctgattaaaaacaaacagagttTTAAAATGGTCACAATCCAAACAAAATGTTCATTGGACTCAAAAcgatcccccccaccaccaccacatctccatttgcagaatattttttaaaataaaatttcaattTGTCCTAAAATgaatcccctgccccccaaatttTTCAGAATTCCCAGCAAACCCCCAAAACTGGGTCACAAAAGACGGGATAAGGACACAGCAGTAAATGGTTCCAGATGTGAAGCTACAGCACAGGAAGGTGACGCAGCCTCCACGGCAGGATACAGGTGGCGTCTTCCACCACGTCCTGTTACCTGGAGGGGTCCCCGCAGCtgtgggcagtggcagagaggaagagaaacagCTGTTGGTTGTGATGCTCAGATGTGGATgggacctttcccctctagccgGTACTGGCTCTGATCTGGTGCccgtggggcagggaatggggtatAGGGCTTTTCCCCTCTAGGGACACCAGTTCTGATCTGGCCCCAGAGAGGGGGgactgggacatggggcctttgcCCTGTAGGGGGTGCTAGCTCCAATGTGGCCCCAGGGAAGTGGTCCTGGTGGGTTGAGGGGGTCAGGGACGGGGATACGGGGCCTTTCCCATCGAAGGCTCTAGTGCCAGTATGGCCAGTTTCAGGTCAGCGGTAACTAAAGGTGCTCCTGTGGATCTCAGCCTGGGAGGAAGGTGCCCGTCTCTCAGGAGTCACCCACCCATGGGCCCGAGGAGCCCTGGAGACTAAGCTCCCCAGAGCCGTCGCTTCCCGAGCAGCCGGTGTGCAGGCAGGACGCTGCCATCGCTGTATGTGGCGCTCACTGGGACAGAGACTGTGTCTTCCTACGTGTACAGTGGCTGGCCCAGTCTGAGCACAACTGACATATAAACAACAACAGGGCCCCGTGGGTGCCCGAACAGTCACCGGGACACCGTCAGCCACTGCTAGAGTTCGCCTGTCCGGAGAATAGCCCGCCCTGGTGGGAGCGAAGCTGGATGGTACCTGTTCCGCAGGGTGTATTTGCAAACGAACGGGAAAGACCAGCTGGGGCCATAGTCGTTCCAGGTGACGAAGCCTAAAAGAGACGGAGTCAGAAGGAATCAACCCAGGAACAAACCGCCCGCTGGCAGGAACGGGCACTTCCAGGACTAGGAAAGTCATCTGCATGTGAGAGCGAATGTGAGTTCTCTACCTGTGCAGGCATCTGTACAGTCAAGACTggggtgatagatagatagatagatagatagatagatagagggggcgtttggggatagatagatagatactggAAAACACTAGTGGGAACTTAGATGAGGCATGAAAAGAAAGGCTGAGTGCAATATTGCCCTGGTCCATTGCCGCCTTGCATCTTGGGTCATCAGTTTCTCCGGTGCAAATTGGGTGTAAAGCTCTCTTTGCACCCACGTAGCTCTGGTAGACCTGACGGCACATGGGGCAGGCCGGAGCTGCTCCCAGCCCGAGGGGATCACACACTGTTCCGTTTGTGGAGTTCACTTTGAAAGTGGGTCATAATGCATTGGAGTTGTCAGTCCTCTGGCACTGATCGGGGTGTATTGGGGAGGGCTGTCCCCAGGAAACTAGGGGAGGGCTTTTGTTTGGATTGGGCTGGTTTTGGAGTGGGGGAGGCCGGGGTTGTCTTCCTCCGAAGCATTTGGCGTAAGCCAGAGGCAGCGGCAGAGGTAGGTAGGCCAGTGGACCGAGCTgctagggcaggggcaggggaccAAACCAGACAGCTCAATGATTTGATCGGATGGTGCAGCCAACCAGCAGGAACTGAATCTGGGCAATGTTCTTCTGGCGAGAGACAGGGGGTCGAGATAATGAGCCAGCCCTGACCAAACCGAGCCACCAAGCATctgccccccccatgccccaacacACAGCCCCGGGACAAAGCTCCCACCGTTTTCCAGGGTCCAAGAGCCCAGGTAGTTTTCTTCCGGGAGACCATCGGGCTGGTCTGCAGGAAATGTCCGGAAATTGTATTTGGAACCATCCGTCCACATGAAAGACCCCTCCTAGAGAAAGGGTGACAGTGTTAGTGACTGAACCGGGGGCCAGGAGCACTGCGGGGAGAGGGATGGAGCAATAGTCACTAAGGGATCAGCACTGTCACTAGCCCCTAATATCCCAGCTGTGGAGGCCTCTTCCtcactgcagccctctccagcacTGACAGCGTCAGCCTCACACCACCccggggagtggggaagggtccGCCCCGTGTTACAGACAGGGGAACTCAGCACAAGGTAGATTAAGTGACTgcgccaaggtcacacagggagacaGTGGCAGACCCAGGAACTGAACTCAGGACTCCCAAGTCCCCGTGCGCTGCCCTAAGCGCTGGGCCGTCCTTctgtctgtggggctggcagagtGAGCAGCGCCCACCTGGCTTGGAATCAGCTCTGTCATAACCCTCACCCGCAACCCTAAGCTGGCACCGCGTTCACCTTCGCGTGCCAGTGTCACCTCCACTTTGGGATCGCACCAGCCTCCACCAGATCCCAGCACATCTTCCCCACTTGCAGCAGCCACGCCacgcccagccccagctctccccaAGCTCAGGCCTGGTTCTTGGAGAGTGAACGTCAGCTGGAGTGTGGAGGTGACAAAACAGCTGTAGTTTCCACTGCACCTTTTCTACGCCCTGtatcccagcatgctttgcagcTGAGGGACAGTAACACCTACCTCttctctagcacttttcatcagtagagctcaaaACTCTTCACAAAGCAGGTCAGTAGCGTTACCcaaattttacaaatggggaaactgaggcactaggAGAGGCTGGGACTTGCCTAAAGCCACCCCagcagcaaagccaggaatagaactgagGACTCCTGGGGCCTAATCCAGGCAAACACTCTTTGCTCTACATCAGATTGAAATAACAAGCCCCCAATGTAAGACGCAgggaaccaaattctgccctcaaccCCACGATGTCCCCCTGGTATAAGTGGAAATGCCAGTCTGACCCTCCATCCCTGGCGATTGCGCTGAAGGTGCAGTTGCTCTGATGGCGGGTTGTGCCAGACGGGTGAGGCAGGAGCTACCTTGAAAGTGTCATGTGCGCCGATCCAGTAGGCCTGCCCTTTAGTGTAATCCAGGGGCTTGCCCATCAGGTGAAAGATGAAGTCATTTTCCTCTGCACTGTGGATGGAGGCCAGATGGGAATTCCTGCTGTGGCTTTGACACGCCACCTGAAAAGGCACCGCAAGGACAAATCACACAAGGCTTCACCCAGCGCACCTGACCCAAAACGCttagaaatcaatggaaaaacgcctgttgacatcagtgggttAGAGCCCTAGAGAAGGGGGGTGGTCTGGTCGTTGAGGCAGTGGGCTAACCATgaagtggctattagccaggatgggtaaggaatggtgtccctagcctctgtttgtcagagggtggagatggatggcaggagagagatcacttgatcattgcctgttaggttcactccctcgggggcacctggcattggccgctgtcagcaGACAAGAtagtgggctggatggacctttgatctgacccagtacagccattcttatgttcttatgtaagagAGCTGGGCcgaattcccagttctgccacacaCTCACcaggtggccttgggcaagtctcttaacttCTCAGACCTTGGTTTCCCCCACAGGGAGGGGACTAATCCATTTGCTACAGTGAAAGACGCACCCCTCCCAtggctgtagtaagtgtctatgcTAGAGCAGCACACCTGCAGTGGTGCCATTATAGCATGTGCcagaatggggaaggggggggtcaaGGGGCAATTCCCCACCCTCTTTTaaaagtggggggaagaggcaacGTGGGAGCTGGGCTTCGAGGAAAGAGGCAGCACTTGGGcgtggcctgggggaaggggcagcacagggGCAGGGCCTATTGGGAAGGGgcggtgtgggggtggggccactGTTCAGGCGCCTCCCAACATGTGCCCTAAGGAGGATTTCCTGTCCCCTACCTCTCTCCCTGCTCAGCAAATATGACCAGCTGTTAATACTccctttacaaaggaagtcagtatctttatccctattttacagatgggaaaactgagtcacagaaaaggaagtgacttgctctagctcacccagcaaaccagtgctgggaatagaatccagctctcctATGTCTCTGGCCAAGGCTCTTTCCACTAGGCCCTGCTATCAGACTTGCCTCAGCTTCGTGCCAGTTTGTCGGTTCCATCACAGCCTTATAGCAGGAGCCTTGATACTGCACCCAGCCTTCGTCACAAAAGCCGCGGGCGCAGAGACAGTTCTCCTGGGAGCAGGCACCTAGTATCAAGAGAAGGAACCAGATATGAAATGCGCGCGAGAGAGAATAAAACATCAGTGCAGCAAGTTTCACCCATCGATCCCAAAGGCAGGCAAGTATTACACCAGTTTCTCATtgcaggagaaatcagtgacacagAGTCTGAGTAGTTTCTTAGTGCAACTTGTTTATTACATTTTATGCACCAGtcctggacagggccggctctggctttttggccaccccaagcaaaaaaaaaaaaaaaaaaaaaaatggggcggccagaatagcaaagcaaaacaaaaaacaaaaacctgtagCGCGGCCAGAGCGCggatgcagggggaccggctgggggggatgggagggggagggagagggagcaggcgggagagagagaagggggcagtcagggctacagcaggggcgctgccacgcggcccctcccgctgcgccgcctcctgccgcctgccgcgagggctccgctccagttggcggggagggaaggaagaggactgccctgcagggtgctctggttctctgTGCCGCTGCCCCCTATAGGGCagccggagcagaacaaaaaaaaaaaaagcggacgtgccgccctaggattgggcagaatgccgccttgaacaatctgccgccccaagcaccagcttgctcagatggtgcctggagccggccctggtcctggaACAGAGATGGTCAGAAACAGCACACATCCAAGTCCCTCTGTCAGGGATCTCAGGCTATGCACCAATGCCAGGTTTCCAGGGAACAACAAACCTTCCTGCCCTTTGGAACagtccacctccccaccccccaataaaTTGCATTCCAGAACAGTATGTCTGCCAAGACTGTACACTGGCTCACACGCTAAGACCCAGTAAGATTGTGTGTAACAGCACAAGCATAGCAGTATCATTACCCTCATGCAGGGAGAAGAGTGAGCTAGGGGTTGCTATAATTGTTCACAATTTTCACTGATTGCTTCATTTACCAATAGTAGTTTTTCATACATGATAATTATTAATACGGCAGCCGCATTTTGCCTGGTGCTTTACAACAAATGAAAAAGAAGGGGTCCCTTGCTTAAAAACGACACGGGAGAAACATAAACGGTGGTGATAGCCAAGATTCATAgctgccaaggccagaagggaccatcctgaTATCTAGTGTTACCGcagataacacaggccagagaattgccCCCAAATAATCCCTACAGCCGATCTTTTGGaaaaatcccatcttgattttgaaatggccagtgatggagactccatcacGACCCGAGGAAGAGGGGGACGGACAAGAGATGAGGgtgaaaggaaattaaaatactGCGAACCACATTATTTAAGGTTAACTTACGGCCGCACCCCTGGGGAAAGCTGAAAGTTGGTGCCTAGGCCAAGGGCTGGATGCAGCTGGACGGGGAAGTGCAAGGAAATAATTCAAACCTATTGTCAGCAGGTTGGGCAGGGATCTCAGCATGCCAGTGGGCCGGCTGGTGTCAAGTTTGTGTAGCCATCGCGGCAGAGGAAAGGTTTGAAGGAGGATGAGGAGTTGGTTTTGTGGATGTGTACAGGGACTTCCTCccaagcatgggggggggggtatcctGGGAGAAAGCACCTTCTCTCCAGACTGGGGTGAGCGGAGGGGTCAGACTCCAGGGGCCTCAGTCCTTGGGGTCTTTGCCAAACCCAGCAATGGGGAGCAATGAGTGCTGATGCAGCAGCGGGGGCATGCAGTGAAGACCCCTCTCCCCGCTGATTCCACAAGGTCGAGCGGTGGCACCTATGGaacggggcgggggagggttagCAGCAAGGAAGCACAACCCAACTCACCCCAGGCAATGAAGATGAGCACGAGGTAGAGGGATGTCCTGGGATCCATCTCTGGTGAGGATGGGGGTCAGCAGGCAAATCCCAACTGCCCCGCTGGCTAGTGGAGACTCCCCTCGGGTTGGGCTTTTGGGCTTTGCTCACGGCAGAATGATCAGGGCACAGGTGGATGCAGGAACTCCTTTGGGTCAGTGACTCATCACGGGGAAATCCCGCTCCTCTGACTTGCCTTTATGTTCCTGCTGTGTCCCTTCTGGCTCCAGCAGCCCG encodes:
- the LOC112060006 gene encoding snaclec CHH-B subunit beta-like, which encodes MDPRTSLYLVLIFIAWGACSQENCLCARGFCDEGWVQYQGSCYKAVMEPTNWHEAEVACQSHSRNSHLASIHSAEENDFIFHLMGKPLDYTKGQAYWIGAHDTFKEGSFMWTDGSKYNFRTFPADQPDGLPEENYLGSWTLENGFVTWNDYGPSWSFPFVCKYTLRNSCGDPSR